In one window of Mytilus galloprovincialis chromosome 6, xbMytGall1.hap1.1, whole genome shotgun sequence DNA:
- the LOC143079282 gene encoding ATP-dependent RNA helicase me31b-like — MMASARMEQNMNHAGPPPMDGKGNPGTGDQGWKSKLKLPPKDNRIKTTDVTNTKGNEFEDFCLKRELLMGIFEKGWESPSPIQEASIPIALTGRDILARAKNGTGKTGAYTIPILEKCDPSRDEVQAMIIVPTRELALQTSQICIEISKHLGIKCMVTTGGTNLKDDIMRLYEPVHAIIATPGRILDLLNKNLVKIGKCGIMVLDEADKLLSQDFKGMLDNIIDHLPKDRQILLYSATFPLTVEQFMRKHLQNPYEINLMDELTLKGVTQYYAFVQEKQKVHCLNTLFSKLQINQSIIFCNSTNRVELLAKKITELGYSCFYIHAKMNQQHRNRVFHDFRQGLCRNLVCSDLFTRGIDIQAVNVVINFDFPKHAETYLHRIGRSGRYGHLGVAINLITYDDRFSLHKIENELGTEIKPIPKVIDKALYVAEYHMGDDEDGKES; from the exons TGACCAGGGTTGGAAGTCCAAATTAAAGCTTCCTCCAAAGGATAACAGAATCAAAACAACT GATGTTACCAATACAAAAGGGAATGAATTTGAAGATTTTTGTCTGAAGAGAGAGCTTTTGATGGGGATTTTTGAAAAAGGATGGGAGTCACCATCACCTATACAGGAAGCTAGTATTCCTATAGCACTTACAGGGCGAGACATCTTAGCTAGAGCCAAAAATGGTACTGGAAAAACTGGTGCTTATACTATACCAATATTAGAGAAATGTGACCCTTCAAGGGATGAAGTTCAAG CTATGATAATTGTACCTACTAGAGAACTTGCCTTACAGACTAGTCAGATTTGTATAGAAATTAGTAAACATTTAGGTATCAAATGTATGGTGACTACTGGAGGAACCAATTTAAAAGACGATATCATGAGATTATATGAACCAG TTCATGCCATTATTGCAACACCTGGTAGAATTTTAGATCTGCTGAACAAAAACCTTGTCAAGATAGGAAAGTGTGGTATAATGGTGTTAGATGAG gcAGACAAATTGTTGTCGCAGGACTTTAAGGGAATGCTAGATAATATAATAGATCATTTACCAAAAGACAGACAGATCTTGCTATATTCTGCTACATTCCCCCTCACAGTGGAGCAGTTTATG AGAAAACATTTACAGAACCCATATGAAATAAATTTGATGGATGAATTGACGTTGAAAGGAGTAACACAGTATTATGCATTTGTGCAAGAAAAACAGAAGGTTCACTGTCTCAATACATTGTTCTCTAAG CTCCAGATAAACCAGTCCATTATATTTTGCAATTCTACGAATCGTGTTGAACTGTTGGCAAAGAAAATCACAGAACTTGGTTATTCCTGTTTTTATATACATGCCAAGATGAATCAACAGCATAGAAACAGAGTGTTCCATGACTTTAGACAGGGACTATGTAGAAACTTAGTGTGTTCAg ATTTATTTACCAGAGGTATTGATATACAGGCAGTGAATGTTGTTATCAATTTCGACTTCCCTAAACATGCTGAGACATACCTTCACAGAATTGGTAGATCTGGTAGATACGGCCATCTTGGTGTAGCCATCAATCTCATCACATATGATGACAG ATTCTCACTTCACAAGATTGAGAATGAGCTGGGAACAGAAATCAAACCAATACCTAAAGTGATAGACAAGGCATTATACGTAGCAGAGTATCACATGGGAGATGATGAAGATGGGAAGGAATCATAA